The Chlorocebus sabaeus isolate Y175 chromosome 28, mChlSab1.0.hap1, whole genome shotgun sequence genomic interval aaaaataaaaataaataaatagaaaaccacaATGTGGGTGGGTATTTGGTCCCCTGAATGTCCAGGTATAGACGGCCTTGCCATTGGGCTGGACGGGAGGCTGATCTTGAACAGCACACGCCCACCCCAGCCAGCCGCCTGCCAGGGTCTCCTCCCCAACCTAGCCGAGGGCAGGCAGGGGGCACTCACTTCAAGTAGTAGCCGGCAGATTCTAGGTGGGACGCAGGCTCGTTGGCCACAGACCACATCACGACGGCGGGGTGGTTCTTGTCCCTGCGCACCACTTCCTCCATCACCCGCATGTGGTTCTGCAGGGACACGTTGTTGAAGAACTGCCTGCAGGCCAGGAGGGAAGGGACAGAGGGTCATGGTGCAGCCCACGGGCTGGGCAGGTGGAGCAGGTGCACAGCGGGAACTCACGGCAGCTCCAGGCCCACGCCAGGACACTCATCGATGACCACAATCCCATAGCGGTCACACATCTGCAGCACTTCCTCGGCGTAGGGGTAGTGGCTGGTGCGGAAGGCATTGGCACCAAGCCAGCGAAGCAGGTTGAAATCCTTCACCAGCAGCGGCCAGTCGAAGCCCTTCCCTCGGATCTAAGGGACAGCAGAACTGAATGACCCGTCCCTGTCAAAGGTGCACTTTCTCCAAGAGCCAGGACCCTGGAGAGCCACCCCACGAGTCCCCTCTCCATTTGGAGCCATTTGCCTCATTGCCCTGAGCTGCCCTCAACTACAGGACACAGGGAAGGTGAAAGTGGAGGGTGACCAGAAGCAGCCCCCACAAGGACCCAGGAGCCCCAACGCACGTCCGCATCCTCATGCTTGTTGACACCGTGGAAATAGAAAGGTTTCCCATTGATGAGGAACTGGCTTTTGTTGACATTCACAGTGCGGATCCCCACAGGGAGGGTGTAGAAGTCAGACACAGGCCCCAGTGATGTCTGTGCAGTCAGCCGCACCTACAACAACCAAAGCACCAGGTGTGAGCACCCCAACAGCCTGAGCCCTCTGCCAGGAAGGCCCCTCGTGCACCCCAGCAGCTGCCCCTGGGCCTGTAAGCAGAGATGCAGCAATCAGAGGCTCTGCCCTTCCCTGGCTGACCCTGGGGAAGTGCCCTTCAAAATGGGGCCTTCCCTGGGGCCTTCCCCTTGACCAGACAAGGAGGCTCATGCCGGGAGTTCtcacacttttggaggctaaggcaggaggatcacttgagtccaggaactcaagaccagcctggcgacagactgcaacccatctctattaaaaaaaatttttttttttttgacgccgtctcactctgtcccccaggctggactgcagtggtgtgatctcagctcactgcaacctctgcctcctgagttcaagcaattctcctgcctcagcctcccgagtagctggaattacaagtgtgcaccaccatgcccagcaaattgtcatatttttagtagagatggggtttcactatgttggccaggctggtctcaaactcctggcctcaagtaatccatctgccttagcctcccaaaatgctgggattataggcatgagccaccatggccagcctacaaaaattttttctttaattagccaggcatggcggcatgtgcctgtagtcccagctactcaggagaccaaggtaggaggattgctgcaGGCTgagagctcaaggctgcagtaagctgtgatcaggccactgcactctagctggggtgacagagtgagaccatctcaaaaacaaaacaacaacaacaaaaaaaactgggcCTCCCACCAAGGGTGAGAAACATCAGAAAGCTCAGAGGACCACGCTGCCCGTTCACCTGTCCTGGGCTCCTGCTGAAGCCAAGGTCACCAAATGCAGGCAAAAGACCTCCCTTGGGCAAGCCCCAAACCACCATTACCTCCAACGAGTACAGATAGGCGGGGCGTTTGTGCATCAGGTATGGCCACCAGAGCCTGGCACCCGGCACCTTCAGCTGGCCCTGGGTGCCTGTCCCGTTCGCCACGAGTTTGTTTTCTGCATCCAGAAGACGCACTTCCAACTCGAACAGGTTACTGCCCTTGACAGAGATCTGGTAATTCACCAGCCCTGCGAGAAACGAGAGAGAGCAGGGCTGAGGGAGGGACACGACCTGAGTGGCACAAACGGGAGTGCCCTGCAGCCACTGCTGCCAGGAAGCCatttgtttctgttgctttttttaagttaattttttcattatttttttgagatggagtctcactctgtcccccaggctggaagctcactgcaacctccacctttggggttcaggtgattctcctgcctcagcctcccaagtacctagaatTATAGGcttgtaccaccatgcttggtgaatttttgtatctttagtagagatggggttttgtcatactggccaggctgctctagaacccctgaccttaggtgatccacccaccttggcctcccaaagtgctgggattacaggtgtgagccaccgcacccagtactttttttaattgaaaaaaaggtatttttgggccaggcacagtggtcagacctgtaatcccaacacttggggaggctgaggtgggaggatcgcttgatcccaggagttcaagaccagcctgggtaacacagggaaACCACTTCTTccctaaaaacacaaacaatcaGCCGGGCGTGCTGGTGCGTGCTTgcagccccagcagccccagcagccccagctacttgggaggctgaagtgggaggatttgttgagccaggagttcggggctgcagtgagctatgatcttgagGCAGGGTAGGTAGTCAAGAAGTGACTGTGTCCTTTGGACATGCCAGCCACGGCGTTGAGACACGTGACGTGTGAACACGCATGTACAGCTACTGCGCATGTGCAGCACCCAGAGGACAGCCCAGAACGTGCTTACAGTAACACCTCTTCCCAGCTCCTTAGGAATTCATCATGGAAGACACCCAGAAAGGGAGTTTCCCCAGTAATAATCGGCGCTGTCTCATCCTTACGAGCAGCCTGTCCTGAATTCTGTGTCTCAGGGTGAACCGTGTGTTTTGCACTTCACtgttttttttgagttggggtgtcgctctatcacccaggctggagtgcagtgttgcaatctcagctcactgcaacctccacctcccgggttcaagcaattctcccatctcaacctcctgagtagctgggattgcaggctcacaccacaatgcccagctaatgttggctaggctggtttgaacttctgagcccaagtgatccacccgccttggcctccaaaagtgctgggatgacaggcatgagccactgcacccaggctatTCTAAACTTTACTTCCAAAATACTTTTCCTGAGCAATAAATTGCTCTATGCTCCATTGCCTTTGCTGTGTGATtcttctttcaattcttttttatttatttattttttcagacagggtctcactatgttgcccaggctggtcttgaactttgcagctcaagcaatctgcccaccttggactcccaaagtgctgggatgacaggcattagccaccacacccagcctaaattctTTTAAACTTAGAACTGCGGCCCCACAACAGCTGTCAGtagtctcaccactgcactctagcctgggccacagtgcaAGGCCTCatctcagaaagagaaaaagacatatttttaaaaaagaaaaaaacttaaaacaaagatttttcttAAATACAGGATatcccaggccaggtgtggtggctcacacctgtaatcccagcattt includes:
- the LOC103246928 gene encoding beta-glucuronidase isoform X4, with translation MDPGPEHKSGAEDWQCPRLCHRGLVNYQISVKGSNLFELEVRLLDAENKLVANGTGTQGQLKVPGARLWWPYLMHKRPAYLYSLEVRLTAQTSLGPVSDFYTLPVGIRTVNVNKSQFLINGKPFYFHGVNKHEDADIRGKGFDWPLLVKDFNLLRWLGANAFRTSHYPYAEEVLQMCDRYGIVVIDECPGVGLELPQFFNNVSLQNHMRVMEEVVRRDKNHPAVVMWSVANEPASHLESAGYYLKMAIAHTKALDPSRPVTFVTRTNYAADKGAPYVDVICVNSYYSWYHDYGHLELIQRQLTTQFENWYKTYQKPIIQSEYGAEAIVGFHQDPPLMFTEEYQKSLLEQYHVVLDQKRRKYVVGELIWNFADFMTEQSPLRVLGNKKGVFTRQRQPKSAAFLLRERYWKIANETRYPHSVAKSQCLENSPFT